The following are encoded together in the Fibrobacter sp. UWB13 genome:
- a CDS encoding FISUMP domain-containing protein, protein MATSAFWGCGSDSNDEDDSFVNVGGQLWSKENLNIPIEGSFCYDSLSTNCEKYGRLYTWTMAMNIDESYATTELGKIKLPHQGICPAGSHLPSLSEWQQLDDYLNKHPSEKELFLNQIGGFYRPNSGFSNENIELLMWTSTEYDYSDRPYADKYNFAWLVVHRKNLTTTQDNPVKQVSASVRCIKNK, encoded by the coding sequence ATGGCAACATCAGCATTTTGGGGATGCGGAAGCGATTCCAACGACGAAGACGATAGTTTTGTCAATGTTGGCGGCCAGCTTTGGTCTAAGGAAAATTTAAACATCCCAATCGAAGGAAGCTTCTGCTACGACAGCCTCTCCACCAACTGCGAAAAATACGGCAGGCTTTATACGTGGACCATGGCAATGAACATAGACGAAAGCTACGCAACAACAGAGCTCGGCAAAATCAAGTTACCACATCAAGGAATTTGCCCCGCAGGTAGCCACCTTCCAAGCCTTTCTGAATGGCAGCAGTTAGACGACTACCTCAACAAGCACCCTTCAGAAAAAGAGCTTTTCTTGAACCAAATCGGCGGATTCTACCGTCCTAATAGCGGCTTTTCAAACGAAAATATCGAATTGCTAATGTGGACATCAACCGAATACGACTACTCCGATCGACCCTACGCCGACAAATACAACTTCGCCTGGCTTGTCGTTCACCGCAAAAATTTAACGACAACGCAAGACAATCCAGTCAAGCAAGTCAGTGCATCCGTCCGTTGCATCAAGAATAAATAG
- the gpmI gene encoding 2,3-bisphosphoglycerate-independent phosphoglycerate mutase — protein MLKKLSNFPGIKGPVVTIVMDGFGITDKVEGNAIKAARTPTLDNLFKMYPNVLLKAHGRAVGMPTNEDMGNSEVGHNAIGAGQVYNQGAALVADAINSGDIFGRDAWKEISGNVREKNTVLHFIGLFSDGNVHSNIAHLKAMVAQAKKEGVKKVRVHILLDGRDVPETSALDYVGPFEKFLDELRSPEFDVCIASGGGRMQITMDRYNANWKMVELGWKTHVLGEGRYFDNATQAIETLRGETKAIDQDLPPFVIAKDGAPVGTINDGDSVVFFNFRGDRAIEITRAFEEESFNEFDRKRFPHVCYAGMLQYDGDLKLPNRFLVPPPAIKETSGEWLSETGVKQFACSETQKYGHVTYFWNGNRSSKFDGETYLEIESDVVPFEQRPWMKAAEITDAMIEALKSGKYQTLRCNFPNGDMVGHTGSFRAATMAIEAVDIGLARLLPVIDALGGVAIITADHGNADEMYEIDKKTGMPKVNKDGSFKAKTSHTLNKVPCILYDNVTGGKLGLKEGDWGLSNIAATTANLLGLEKHEAWDDSMLIIK, from the coding sequence ATGCTCAAGAAACTTTCCAACTTCCCTGGCATCAAGGGCCCGGTCGTCACCATCGTGATGGACGGTTTTGGTATCACCGATAAGGTCGAAGGCAACGCCATCAAGGCAGCCCGCACCCCGACTCTCGACAACCTCTTCAAGATGTACCCGAACGTTCTCTTGAAGGCTCACGGTCGCGCTGTCGGTATGCCGACCAACGAAGACATGGGTAACTCCGAAGTCGGCCACAACGCAATCGGTGCTGGCCAGGTTTACAACCAGGGTGCAGCCCTCGTTGCAGACGCCATCAACAGCGGCGACATCTTCGGCCGTGACGCTTGGAAGGAAATCTCCGGCAACGTTCGTGAAAAGAACACCGTTCTCCACTTCATCGGCCTCTTCAGCGATGGTAACGTTCACTCCAACATCGCTCACCTCAAGGCTATGGTTGCCCAGGCCAAGAAGGAAGGCGTCAAGAAGGTTCGCGTTCACATCCTCCTCGACGGTCGTGACGTTCCGGAAACCTCCGCTCTCGATTACGTCGGCCCGTTTGAAAAGTTCCTCGACGAACTCCGCTCTCCGGAATTCGACGTTTGCATCGCTTCTGGCGGTGGACGTATGCAGATCACCATGGACCGTTACAATGCTAACTGGAAGATGGTGGAACTCGGCTGGAAGACCCACGTGCTCGGCGAAGGCCGCTACTTCGACAACGCTACGCAGGCTATCGAAACCCTCCGCGGCGAAACCAAGGCTATTGACCAGGACCTCCCGCCGTTCGTGATTGCTAAGGACGGCGCTCCGGTTGGCACCATCAACGATGGCGACTCCGTGGTGTTCTTCAACTTCCGTGGCGACCGCGCTATCGAAATCACGCGCGCCTTCGAAGAAGAATCCTTCAATGAATTTGACCGCAAGCGCTTCCCGCACGTCTGCTACGCAGGCATGCTCCAGTACGACGGCGACCTCAAGCTCCCGAATCGCTTCCTCGTTCCGCCTCCGGCAATCAAGGAAACCAGCGGCGAATGGCTCTCTGAAACCGGCGTCAAGCAGTTCGCTTGCTCCGAAACGCAGAAGTACGGCCACGTCACTTACTTCTGGAATGGTAACCGTTCCAGCAAGTTCGACGGCGAAACCTACCTCGAAATCGAATCTGACGTTGTTCCGTTCGAACAGCGCCCGTGGATGAAGGCTGCCGAAATCACCGACGCCATGATCGAAGCTTTGAAGAGCGGCAAGTACCAGACTCTCCGCTGCAACTTCCCGAACGGCGACATGGTGGGCCATACCGGTTCCTTCCGCGCTGCTACCATGGCTATCGAAGCTGTGGATATCGGCCTCGCCCGTTTGCTCCCGGTAATCGACGCCCTCGGTGGTGTTGCTATCATCACGGCTGACCACGGTAACGCCGACGAAATGTACGAAATCGACAAGAAGACCGGCATGCCGAAGGTCAACAAGGATGGTTCCTTCAAGGCCAAGACGAGCCACACCCTCAACAAGGTGCCGTGCATCCTTTACGATAACGTCACTGGCGGCAAGCTCGGCCTCAAGGAAGGCGACTGGGGCCTTTCCAACATCGCTGCTACGACGGCCAACCTCCTCGGCCTCGAAAAGCACGAAGCTTGGGACGATTCCATGCTCATCATCAAGTAA
- a CDS encoding MBL fold metallo-hydrolase — protein sequence MEIKQFVFNPFGVNCYILSNSKGEAILIDPSVSNAREQAALTDYLKSENLKVVRVLNTHLHLDHVLGNAFAERTFGIKAEAHKDDTFLLDAQKEQSQMFGLPCNDLAPALGNYLSDGDIVEIAEIRLQVIHVAGHSPGGLAFFCENPGKVNGQDNVPPLLFPGDIIFAGSRGRSDLYGGDEFALVSGIKSKLLTLPAETVVFPGHGPSTTIGNEKMWY from the coding sequence ATGGAAATAAAGCAATTTGTATTCAATCCGTTCGGAGTGAACTGCTATATCCTGAGCAACAGCAAGGGCGAAGCCATTTTAATTGACCCGAGCGTGAGCAATGCCCGTGAACAGGCGGCACTTACAGACTACCTCAAGAGCGAAAATCTGAAAGTCGTACGCGTTTTGAATACGCATTTGCACTTGGATCACGTCCTCGGGAACGCATTTGCAGAGCGCACTTTTGGCATCAAGGCCGAAGCGCACAAAGACGACACTTTTCTTCTCGATGCGCAAAAAGAACAGAGCCAAATGTTCGGCCTCCCGTGCAACGATTTAGCCCCCGCGTTGGGCAATTATCTGAGCGATGGCGACATCGTCGAAATTGCAGAAATCCGTCTGCAAGTGATTCACGTCGCTGGGCATTCCCCGGGCGGTCTTGCCTTCTTCTGCGAAAATCCGGGCAAAGTCAACGGACAAGACAACGTTCCGCCGCTCCTTTTCCCAGGCGACATCATTTTCGCAGGGAGCCGAGGTCGCAGCGACCTCTACGGCGGTGACGAATTCGCCCTCGTGAGCGGCATCAAGTCAAAGCTCCTCACACTCCCGGCAGAGACCGTTGTATTCCCCGGCCATGGGCCAAGCACAACCATTGGCAACGAGAAGATGTGGTATTAA
- a CDS encoding GIY-YIG nuclease family protein, with protein sequence MQEKSYTYILFNKPHGTLYTGVTSNLIKRMQEHKSLTSGFTAKYNVTQLGYFEEHTSVVDAIEREKKIKGGSRKKKIALIESMNPQWKDLFSELGV encoded by the coding sequence ATGCAAGAAAAATCATACACCTACATTCTTTTCAATAAGCCGCATGGAACGTTATATACAGGTGTGACTTCGAATCTCATCAAACGAATGCAGGAGCACAAATCATTGACTTCTGGATTTACTGCAAAATATAATGTTACGCAATTAGGTTATTTCGAAGAGCATACTTCGGTTGTTGATGCTATTGAAAGAGAAAAAAAGATAAAAGGTGGGTCTAGAAAGAAGAAAATTGCATTGATTGAATCAATGAATCCTCAATGGAAAGACCTTTTTTCTGAACTCGGTGTATAG
- a CDS encoding acyltransferase gives MSNNGQARIGWIDEFKGFVLLLVCLFHIEQNFPNAHLGMYHLSALRMSAFFFISGFLFSTKRFTNFKSYFTHKTRVLLVPYLYLSFLFFAIDPVVYNFTLFPKSPTMMVVNTIPDINNTWQYIYWNIAKIFIAGKSSVGAGPLWFVFTLYSVSLLFYLLHEISKKQVNPKLFFVVMAIEGLLGGWLLNENHIHLPLGIERDLTILFFFGCGYLCKDPIKRIHNAISASTAHAAKNTIIVAAIGIANYIAYAFLESPSPNFSIMNNDLGKSLPQFVASSITGIIGLIATFLLASKIPDIAPIRIFKGILRNISRNALVILAVHWWIVLILRLFFRPQINQPGIAYIAIPILALGTIATIPLFRSKLHRLLGKEKISIRESLNIKE, from the coding sequence ATGAGCAACAACGGGCAAGCGAGAATCGGTTGGATTGACGAGTTCAAGGGATTCGTTCTTTTGCTCGTTTGCCTGTTCCACATTGAGCAAAATTTCCCGAACGCGCACCTGGGAATGTATCACTTGAGCGCACTGCGCATGTCGGCATTTTTCTTTATTTCGGGATTTCTTTTTAGCACAAAACGCTTTACCAATTTCAAAAGTTACTTTACCCACAAAACGCGGGTTCTGTTAGTTCCGTATCTTTATCTTTCATTCCTATTTTTCGCCATCGACCCGGTCGTTTACAACTTTACTTTGTTCCCGAAATCGCCCACAATGATGGTCGTGAATACCATTCCCGACATCAACAACACATGGCAATACATCTATTGGAACATTGCTAAAATTTTCATCGCCGGGAAATCTTCCGTTGGCGCAGGGCCACTGTGGTTTGTGTTCACTCTTTATTCCGTCAGCTTGCTTTTTTACCTGCTTCACGAGATTTCGAAAAAGCAAGTCAACCCCAAACTGTTTTTCGTCGTTATGGCAATAGAAGGGCTCCTTGGCGGTTGGCTCCTGAACGAGAATCACATTCACTTGCCGCTTGGCATCGAGCGCGACCTCACGATTTTATTCTTCTTCGGCTGCGGATATCTTTGCAAGGACCCCATCAAAAGAATCCACAACGCCATTTCTGCGAGTACAGCTCACGCCGCAAAAAACACAATCATCGTTGCCGCCATCGGAATCGCAAACTATATCGCCTACGCATTTTTGGAATCGCCAAGTCCGAATTTTAGCATCATGAACAACGACTTAGGCAAGAGCCTCCCCCAATTTGTCGCAAGTTCCATCACAGGCATTATCGGACTCATCGCCACGTTCCTGCTCGCAAGCAAGATTCCAGACATTGCACCCATCCGCATTTTCAAGGGAATACTCCGCAACATCTCCCGCAACGCGCTCGTAATTCTTGCAGTTCACTGGTGGATCGTCCTGATTTTGAGACTCTTTTTCAGGCCGCAAATCAACCAACCGGGAATCGCCTACATCGCCATCCCGATTCTAGCCCTCGGCACCATCGCCACCATCCCGCTTTTCCGCAGCAAGCTCCACCGCCTACTCGGCAAAGAAAAAATCAGCATTCGAGAAAGTTTAAACATTAAAGAATAA
- a CDS encoding sugar MFS transporter, whose amino-acid sequence MGLGLPDTILGAAWPLMHLDLKTPISAAGILSIIASLGTIVSSLCTPKFLRVLGTGKLVAYSIALTAIASLGYGFADSFNILCLWAIPMGIGAGAVDVAMNNFAAIYLESKHTNWLHASWGIGATLGPSLLSFSILTGNGWRGSYEYVAASLTAIFVLILISLPLWKKTEARGGLSENVTIPTNSENAKAASPGNTPRTAAPPDNNANNAPHISIREALHVPGMKLSFLTFFFYSALEISTSLWCGTYLIACGFKPEIGAFIVSLMFASVMIGRIASGFFAIKFTDHRLIYAGIFIVAAGCLVLSLPLPLWMQPVCICLLGLGCAPVYPSLIHATPARFGESLSSQAISIQLAGSYIGSILMPPAFGLVAAKFTVHLWPISLSIFVGLLLLCVCLLDYVTHKKLNKSYARERVIDILHTVSMETLKRERRIQRRLRNRQKKR is encoded by the coding sequence ATTGGGCTAGGTCTCCCCGACACCATTCTTGGGGCGGCTTGGCCCTTAATGCATTTAGACCTCAAAACGCCGATTTCTGCGGCGGGTATTCTTTCCATTATCGCCTCGCTCGGGACAATTGTCTCTAGCCTCTGCACCCCAAAATTTCTCCGCGTTTTAGGCACAGGAAAACTCGTCGCCTACAGCATTGCGCTTACCGCAATTGCCTCGCTCGGTTACGGCTTTGCGGACTCGTTCAACATTCTTTGCCTTTGGGCGATTCCGATGGGCATTGGCGCAGGCGCCGTCGACGTGGCGATGAACAACTTTGCCGCCATTTATCTGGAATCCAAGCACACGAACTGGCTGCACGCAAGCTGGGGCATCGGAGCAACGCTCGGGCCATCGCTCCTTTCGTTCTCGATTTTGACCGGTAACGGTTGGCGCGGATCATACGAATATGTCGCCGCAAGCCTCACCGCAATTTTCGTGTTGATTCTTATTTCGCTCCCGCTGTGGAAAAAAACGGAAGCGCGTGGAGGGCTCTCGGAAAACGTCACCATCCCGACGAATTCCGAGAATGCGAAAGCCGCGAGCCCCGGAAACACGCCGAGAACTGCCGCGCCCCCTGACAACAACGCAAATAATGCGCCGCACATCAGCATTCGCGAGGCACTCCACGTCCCGGGAATGAAGCTTTCGTTCCTCACGTTCTTCTTTTATTCGGCACTCGAAATTTCGACTAGTCTTTGGTGCGGCACCTACCTCATCGCTTGCGGATTCAAACCCGAAATCGGAGCATTCATCGTTTCGCTCATGTTTGCATCCGTGATGATTGGCCGCATTGCAAGCGGATTTTTTGCGATTAAGTTCACCGACCATCGCCTGATTTACGCCGGGATTTTCATCGTCGCCGCAGGCTGCCTTGTGCTTTCACTCCCGCTTCCGCTATGGATGCAGCCCGTTTGCATTTGTCTACTCGGACTCGGTTGCGCCCCTGTTTATCCATCACTAATTCACGCCACCCCTGCGCGTTTCGGCGAATCGCTCTCCAGCCAAGCCATCAGCATCCAGCTCGCCGGCTCCTACATCGGTTCAATCTTGATGCCGCCCGCATTTGGTCTCGTTGCAGCTAAATTCACCGTCCATCTTTGGCCGATTTCACTCTCGATTTTTGTCGGATTGTTACTTTTATGCGTGTGCCTGCTGGACTACGTGACGCACAAAAAACTGAACAAGTCTTACGCCCGCGAACGCGTCATTGACATTCTCCACACGGTTTCGATGGAAACTCTCAAACGGGAACGTCGCATACAACGTCGTTTACGCAATCGCCAAAAGAAACGTTAG
- a CDS encoding type II secretion system protein J codes for MSFNSREGFTLIELMVYIALLGGIVLIAGRAFSDSTKMRVRTQSMLQASQTVGNVGTILKDDIAQLGAKSSKEAGGGTMDVFSTDHIHDVYMDPDATEDADKDSSSFTIVKNDDGDGRDKITMRRLRYSDAGVYQAVEEVTWFLEDRVLKRSCKSTSALVEDAECPSENASVVTIAEHVDKFSLTPAKPTTEVASVSVLPSSSESDKNFKLVSRFGDENFEPVTITPEEGGTSIKLSGFSMNYNFTTSEPISNPDMIKANQVFVSSLGSSLCSWGAQCIQVTLSPYIEYEISFSMPYTATDDPSRMFCPGRDHMAVGFRYAENGNKLDGLSDFQFYPPTVGDERDTGLRKMRFTTNTTYENVCLGFTFVSFSPVASSGNITISNVRLRKVPSSNYTFTDEAIATADKKNVKAIKLELSINKNGEAGAETAIISIPSNGPRD; via the coding sequence ATGAGTTTTAATTCTAGAGAGGGTTTTACCCTCATTGAGCTAATGGTATACATAGCTCTTCTTGGTGGTATAGTCCTTATAGCAGGACGAGCTTTTAGCGATAGCACTAAAATGCGTGTACGTACCCAGAGTATGTTACAGGCATCCCAGACCGTCGGAAACGTCGGTACAATACTCAAAGACGACATAGCCCAGCTAGGTGCAAAAAGCTCAAAAGAAGCTGGCGGCGGAACCATGGATGTGTTCAGCACCGACCATATTCACGATGTTTACATGGATCCCGATGCTACAGAAGATGCAGACAAGGATTCATCTTCATTCACAATCGTCAAAAACGATGACGGAGACGGCAGGGACAAGATCACCATGCGCCGTCTGCGCTATTCCGATGCAGGCGTCTACCAGGCCGTCGAAGAAGTGACCTGGTTCCTTGAAGACCGCGTCCTTAAGAGATCTTGCAAAAGCACAAGCGCCCTGGTCGAAGATGCAGAATGCCCATCGGAAAACGCTAGCGTGGTTACAATCGCAGAACACGTGGACAAGTTCTCGCTCACGCCCGCAAAGCCCACTACAGAAGTGGCCTCCGTCAGCGTACTCCCCTCATCCAGCGAATCAGACAAGAACTTTAAACTGGTTTCCCGTTTTGGCGATGAAAACTTCGAGCCAGTAACGATTACCCCCGAAGAAGGCGGCACGTCTATTAAGCTTTCAGGCTTTTCCATGAATTACAACTTTACCACCAGCGAACCGATTAGCAATCCGGACATGATCAAGGCGAATCAGGTTTTCGTTTCCAGTCTCGGAAGCAGCTTGTGTTCCTGGGGAGCCCAGTGCATCCAGGTCACCTTAAGCCCCTATATTGAATACGAAATTTCATTTTCGATGCCCTATACCGCAACGGATGACCCCAGCAGAATGTTCTGCCCAGGCAGGGACCACATGGCTGTAGGCTTCAGGTATGCCGAGAACGGCAACAAGCTCGACGGGCTGAGCGATTTTCAGTTCTACCCGCCAACCGTCGGCGATGAGCGCGACACGGGGCTCCGCAAGATGCGCTTTACGACAAACACGACTTATGAAAACGTCTGTCTAGGATTCACTTTCGTCAGTTTCTCTCCTGTAGCCTCTTCAGGGAACATCACCATTTCAAACGTCAGGCTCCGAAAGGTTCCAAGTTCAAACTATACATTCACGGACGAGGCGATTGCAACAGCCGACAAGAAAAACGTAAAAGCCATCAAGCTGGAGCTATCCATCAACAAGAATGGCGAAGCCGGAGCCGAGACAGCAATTATATCAATCCCAAGCAACGGCCCAAGAGATTAA
- the uvrB gene encoding excinuclease ABC subunit UvrB, with amino-acid sequence MARARKTITPDPYAKPIAKPLPPSKSLPGKLKQFQAPTRADFDLVSPYGAAGDQPKAIEELTEGFKNGEQFQTLLGVTGSGKTFTMANVIKNVGKPTLILTHNKTLAAQLYQEFKSFFPNNAVEYFVSYYDYFQPEAYIPHTDTFIEKDASINDEIDKLRLRATANLLTRRDVIIVASVSCIYGLGSPSEYFDLMVRIKKGDIYDRDKILRDLVHIQYSRNDFSLDRGSFRVRGDVIEVHPSYDEDGLRIELFGDEVDRLYRFNIVTGEVIKEVEELTIAPAKHFVTKEENRAGMLQRIQMELTDRLAELDKEGKVLESARLSSRTRYDMEMLRETGMCNGIENYSRIIEDRAPGTRPFTLIDYFGDDWLLMIDESHVSIPQVGGMAEGDKSRKTTLVQYGFRLPCALDNRPMNFAEFEYMYPKQVLFVSATPGDYELKKTNGVVTEQINRPTGLLDPKIELFPIQGQMDVLLYRIEEVVKNGDRVLVTTLTKKMAQDLTEFFIEAGVRAKYLHSDIKTLERHELIRGLRSGEYDVLVGINLLREGLDLPEVSMVAILDADKEGFLRNYRSLIQTMGRASRNVNGTVLLFADNMTESLQKAIDETNRRRGLQEEFNKEHGITPKSVTRKIEEDLRIIDPLGDIGDDTTDSEDDWEDKPGIRPMEPLQPSRFRKSSTKKAAAPGAHSGAPSKASESKLADLERQMKEAAARLDFEEAARIRDIIRSLDA; translated from the coding sequence ATGGCTCGCGCACGTAAGACAATCACTCCTGATCCGTATGCAAAACCGATAGCGAAACCGCTACCGCCTTCCAAGAGCTTGCCCGGAAAGCTCAAGCAGTTCCAGGCGCCCACGCGTGCGGATTTCGACCTCGTAAGTCCTTACGGTGCCGCAGGCGACCAGCCCAAAGCCATCGAAGAGTTGACCGAGGGTTTCAAGAACGGCGAACAGTTCCAGACGCTTCTCGGCGTGACCGGTTCCGGCAAGACATTCACGATGGCAAACGTCATCAAGAATGTCGGAAAGCCGACGCTCATCCTCACGCACAACAAGACGCTCGCCGCCCAGCTTTACCAAGAATTCAAGTCGTTCTTCCCGAACAATGCGGTGGAATACTTCGTCAGCTATTACGATTACTTCCAGCCCGAAGCGTACATTCCACACACGGACACATTCATCGAAAAAGACGCGAGCATCAACGATGAAATCGACAAGCTCCGTCTGCGAGCAACGGCCAACCTCCTCACCCGCCGCGATGTCATCATCGTTGCTTCCGTGAGCTGCATTTACGGTTTGGGAAGCCCGAGCGAATACTTCGACTTGATGGTCCGTATCAAGAAGGGCGACATTTACGACCGCGACAAGATTCTGCGTGACCTTGTCCACATCCAGTATTCCCGCAACGACTTCAGCCTCGACCGAGGCTCATTCCGCGTTCGCGGTGATGTGATCGAAGTCCACCCGAGCTACGACGAAGATGGGCTGCGCATTGAACTTTTCGGCGATGAAGTCGACCGCCTTTACCGTTTCAACATCGTCACGGGCGAAGTCATCAAGGAAGTCGAAGAACTTACCATCGCCCCCGCAAAGCACTTTGTGACCAAAGAAGAAAACCGCGCGGGCATGTTGCAACGCATCCAGATGGAACTCACCGACCGCCTCGCCGAGCTAGACAAGGAAGGCAAGGTTCTCGAATCCGCTCGCCTTTCGAGCCGCACCCGCTACGACATGGAAATGCTCCGCGAAACGGGCATGTGCAACGGCATCGAAAACTACTCGCGCATCATCGAAGACCGCGCTCCGGGCACACGCCCATTCACACTCATCGACTACTTTGGCGACGATTGGCTTTTGATGATTGACGAATCGCACGTGAGCATCCCGCAAGTGGGCGGCATGGCCGAAGGCGACAAGTCCCGCAAAACCACGCTCGTGCAATACGGGTTCCGCCTCCCCTGTGCTCTCGACAACCGCCCGATGAACTTCGCCGAATTCGAGTACATGTACCCGAAGCAAGTGCTTTTTGTGAGCGCCACCCCCGGCGACTACGAACTCAAAAAGACTAACGGCGTTGTCACGGAACAGATCAACCGCCCGACCGGGCTTTTGGACCCAAAGATTGAACTGTTCCCAATCCAGGGCCAAATGGACGTACTCCTGTACCGCATCGAAGAAGTCGTCAAAAACGGCGACCGTGTGCTCGTCACGACGCTTACCAAGAAGATGGCGCAAGACCTCACGGAATTTTTCATCGAAGCAGGCGTCCGCGCCAAGTACCTCCATAGCGACATCAAGACGCTCGAACGCCACGAGCTCATCCGCGGACTGCGTAGCGGCGAATACGACGTGCTCGTGGGCATCAACCTCTTACGCGAAGGCCTCGACCTCCCCGAAGTGAGCATGGTCGCGATTCTCGATGCCGACAAGGAAGGTTTCCTCCGCAACTACAGGAGCCTCATCCAGACGATGGGCCGCGCAAGCCGCAACGTGAACGGCACAGTGCTTTTGTTCGCAGACAATATGACTGAAAGTCTGCAAAAGGCTATCGACGAGACGAACCGCCGCCGCGGTCTCCAGGAAGAATTCAACAAGGAACACGGAATTACCCCGAAGTCCGTCACCCGCAAGATCGAAGAAGACCTGCGAATCATCGACCCCTTGGGCGATATCGGCGACGACACCACCGACAGCGAAGATGATTGGGAAGACAAACCGGGTATCCGCCCGATGGAACCTTTACAGCCCTCGCGCTTTAGGAAGAGTTCCACAAAGAAAGCAGCAGCCCCCGGCGCACATTCTGGAGCACCGTCCAAAGCATCCGAGTCCAAGCTCGCCGACCTGGAACGCCAAATGAAAGAAGCGGCAGCCCGCCTCGACTTCGAAGAAGCCGCTCGAATCCGCGATATTATACGCTCGCTCGACGCATAG